From one Nocardioides scoriae genomic stretch:
- a CDS encoding sensor histidine kinase, translated as MTEVAELRRRLQHYEALFADNPHATFTLDATGTFVEANEVTQEISGYPLEQLRRLSFDRLLPADVVPDAAKAFADAWSREPQKVHTAMRTRTGEVLDLNVALVPVVVDGEVVAVHGVAEDMTVETGMRRDLEAARRTAEQADQAKSMFLANMSHEVRTPLTSILGNSELLADSDLDDDQRRRLEVVQRSALQLLRLVNDILDVSRLEAGKLTVTAEPMSVPALVEEVLVWAAPAADRAGLELVGEVEPDAPHRLRADPLRVTQVLTNLVGNAVKFTEAGSVRLLVSRAVTTSGEPAVRFVVADTGPGIDDGQLESLFESFTQADPTQTRRHGGAGLGLAICRELVELLGGRLEASSTPGVGSRFGVTLPLDAAPSRGMLER; from the coding sequence GTGACGGAGGTCGCCGAGCTGCGTCGCCGGCTGCAGCACTACGAGGCGCTGTTCGCCGACAACCCGCACGCGACCTTCACCCTCGACGCCACCGGCACCTTCGTGGAGGCCAACGAGGTCACCCAGGAGATCAGCGGCTACCCGCTGGAGCAGCTGCGACGGCTCAGCTTCGACCGGCTGCTGCCCGCGGACGTCGTGCCGGACGCCGCGAAGGCGTTCGCGGACGCCTGGTCGCGCGAGCCCCAGAAGGTGCACACGGCGATGCGGACCCGCACCGGCGAGGTGCTCGACCTCAACGTCGCGCTGGTGCCGGTCGTGGTCGACGGCGAGGTGGTGGCCGTGCACGGCGTCGCGGAGGACATGACGGTCGAGACCGGGATGCGGCGCGACCTCGAGGCGGCGCGGCGCACGGCCGAGCAGGCCGACCAGGCCAAGTCGATGTTCCTGGCCAACATGAGCCACGAGGTCCGCACCCCGCTGACCAGCATCCTGGGCAACAGCGAGCTGCTGGCCGACAGCGACCTCGACGACGACCAGCGCCGGCGCCTCGAGGTGGTGCAGCGCTCGGCACTGCAGCTGCTGCGCCTGGTCAACGACATCCTCGACGTCTCGCGGCTCGAGGCCGGCAAGCTGACCGTGACCGCCGAGCCGATGTCGGTGCCGGCGCTGGTCGAGGAGGTCCTGGTGTGGGCGGCGCCGGCCGCCGACCGGGCCGGCCTCGAGCTGGTCGGCGAGGTCGAGCCCGACGCGCCGCACCGGCTGCGGGCCGACCCGCTGCGGGTCACCCAGGTGCTGACCAACCTGGTCGGCAACGCCGTGAAGTTCACCGAGGCCGGCAGCGTGCGGCTGCTGGTCTCGCGCGCGGTCACGACCTCGGGCGAGCCGGCCGTCCGGTTCGTGGTCGCCGACACCGGCCCCGGCATCGACGACGGCCAGCTCGAGTCGCTCTTCGAGTCCTTCACCCAGGCCGACCCCACCCAGACCCGGCGCCACGGCGGGGCGGGCCTCGGCCTCGCGATCTGCCGCGAGCTCGTCGAGCTGCTCGGCGGCCGGCTCGAGGCGAGCAGCACCCCCGGGGTCGGCAGCCGCTTCGGGGTGACGCTCCCGCTCGACGCGGCCCCGTCGCGGGGCATGCTGGAGCGGTGA
- a CDS encoding glycoside hydrolase family 3 C-terminal domain-containing protein — MPALDVDALLRDLTDQEKASLVLGGDFWHTAAVPRLGLPAIMVADGPHGLRMQPAESDHAGIGGSLPATCFPPAAGLASSWDPELVAEVGHALAHEAREQGVSVVLGPGVNIKRSPLCGRNFEYFSEDPHLAGELALAMVRAVQEGGVGTSLKHYAANNQEDDRVRVSAEVDERTLREIYLPAFERVVTAAQPWTVMCSYNRVNGVHASQHPWLLTEVLRGEWGFEGLVVSDWGAVHDRVAALAAGLDLEMPPQHGHSDTAVLEALASGALPREVLDRGVRRVLELVARAQPTLDEHGSDASEPQAVDRHHALARRAAAAAAVLLKNDGDLLPLEPAAGTTLAVVGAFATDPRYQGAGSSQVAPTRVDTLLDELVALVPEGVEVRHAAGFRLDDEQPDTALVQEAVALARDADTVVLSLGLPAAAESEGFDRTHLDLPPAQLALLEAVAAVHDRVVVLLSNGSVVRLSTWEHLAGAVLECWLGGQASGGGAADLLLGRATPGGKLAETVPLRLEDNPSYLSFPGDSQRVVYGEGVFVGYRGYDHRDQEVSHPFGFGLSYTTFALGRPAVEVTGSVAGGDLAVEVAVEVTNTGSRPGAEVVQLYVEDVEASVARPDRELRAFARVHLGPGESATARLRLDARAFSFWSEVLGRWAVEAGEFVLRVGTSSRDLPHAETLHLDAPSVAPPLTGWSSLHEWLADERGRALLEEVTASAPGGGGILTDAQMVTVIGSMPLETLAGFGQGGLDHATLVTMLERL, encoded by the coding sequence ATGCCCGCGCTCGACGTCGACGCCCTGCTCCGCGACCTGACGGACCAGGAGAAGGCCTCGCTCGTGCTGGGGGGCGACTTCTGGCACACCGCCGCCGTGCCCCGGCTGGGCCTGCCCGCGATCATGGTGGCCGACGGCCCCCACGGCCTGCGGATGCAGCCCGCGGAGAGCGACCACGCCGGCATCGGCGGCAGCCTGCCCGCCACCTGCTTCCCGCCGGCGGCCGGCCTGGCGTCGTCGTGGGACCCCGAGCTGGTGGCCGAGGTCGGGCACGCGCTGGCGCACGAGGCGCGCGAGCAGGGCGTGTCGGTCGTGCTCGGGCCGGGGGTCAACATCAAGCGCTCCCCGCTGTGCGGGCGCAACTTCGAGTACTTCTCCGAGGACCCCCACCTCGCCGGCGAGCTCGCCCTGGCGATGGTGCGCGCGGTCCAGGAGGGTGGCGTCGGCACCTCGCTCAAGCACTACGCGGCCAACAACCAGGAGGACGACCGGGTGCGGGTCTCGGCCGAGGTCGACGAGCGCACCCTGCGCGAGATCTACCTCCCGGCGTTCGAGCGCGTCGTCACCGCCGCCCAGCCCTGGACGGTGATGTGCTCCTACAACCGCGTCAACGGGGTGCACGCCTCCCAGCACCCGTGGCTGCTCACCGAGGTGCTGCGCGGCGAGTGGGGCTTCGAGGGCCTGGTGGTCTCCGACTGGGGCGCGGTCCACGACCGCGTCGCCGCGCTCGCCGCGGGGCTCGACCTCGAGATGCCGCCGCAGCACGGCCACAGCGACACCGCCGTGCTCGAGGCGCTGGCCTCGGGGGCGCTCCCGCGCGAGGTCCTGGACCGGGGCGTGCGACGCGTGCTCGAGCTGGTCGCGAGGGCGCAGCCGACCCTCGACGAGCACGGCAGCGACGCCTCGGAGCCCCAGGCCGTCGACCGCCACCACGCCCTGGCCCGTCGGGCGGCGGCCGCCGCCGCGGTGCTGCTCAAGAACGACGGCGACCTGCTGCCGCTGGAGCCCGCGGCCGGCACCACGCTCGCCGTCGTCGGTGCGTTCGCCACCGACCCGCGCTACCAGGGCGCCGGCAGCTCGCAGGTGGCCCCGACCCGGGTCGACACCCTGCTCGACGAGCTGGTCGCCCTGGTCCCGGAGGGCGTCGAGGTCCGCCACGCGGCCGGCTTCCGGCTCGACGACGAGCAGCCCGACACCGCGCTGGTGCAGGAGGCGGTGGCCCTGGCCCGGGACGCCGACACCGTCGTGCTGAGCCTGGGCCTGCCGGCGGCCGCGGAGTCCGAGGGCTTCGACCGCACCCACCTCGACCTGCCCCCGGCCCAGCTCGCGCTGCTCGAGGCCGTCGCCGCGGTCCACGACCGGGTGGTGGTGCTGCTGTCCAACGGGTCGGTCGTGCGGCTCTCGACCTGGGAGCACCTGGCCGGGGCGGTCCTGGAGTGCTGGCTGGGAGGACAGGCCTCCGGCGGGGGCGCGGCCGACCTGCTGCTCGGGCGGGCCACGCCCGGCGGCAAGCTCGCCGAGACCGTGCCGCTGCGCCTGGAGGACAACCCGTCCTACCTGTCCTTCCCGGGCGACTCCCAGCGGGTGGTCTACGGCGAGGGCGTCTTCGTCGGCTACCGCGGCTACGACCACCGCGACCAGGAGGTCAGCCACCCCTTCGGCTTCGGCCTCTCCTACACGACCTTCGCGCTGGGGCGCCCCGCGGTCGAGGTCACCGGCTCGGTCGCCGGGGGCGACCTCGCCGTCGAGGTCGCCGTGGAGGTGACCAACACGGGCAGCCGTCCGGGCGCCGAGGTCGTGCAGCTCTACGTCGAGGACGTCGAGGCGTCGGTGGCGCGACCCGACCGGGAGCTGCGGGCCTTCGCGCGCGTCCACCTCGGCCCGGGGGAGTCCGCGACCGCCCGGCTGCGGCTGGACGCCCGTGCGTTCTCGTTCTGGTCCGAGGTGCTCGGGCGCTGGGCCGTCGAGGCCGGCGAGTTCGTGCTGCGGGTCGGCACCTCCTCGCGCGACCTGCCCCACGCCGAGACGCTCCACCTCGACGCCCCCTCGGTGGCCCCGCCGCTCACGGGGTGGTCGAGCCTGCACGAGTGGCTGGCCGACGAGCGCGGCCGGGCGCTGCTCGAGGAGGTGACCGCCTCCGCGCCGGGCGGGGGCGGGATCCTCACCGACGCCCAGATGGTGACCGTCATCGGCTCGATGCCGCTGGAGACCCTGGCCGGCTTCGGCCAGGGCGGGCTCGACCACGCCACCCTGGTGACGATGCTGGAGCGGCTGTGA
- a CDS encoding ATP-binding cassette domain-containing protein: MSEHPADHHDLIRVQGARVHNLRDVDVEIPKRRLTAFTGVSGSGKSSLVFATIAAESQRLINETYSAFLQGFMPSLARPEVDLLDGLTTAIIVDQERMGANPRSTVGTATDANAMLRILFSRLGQPHVGPPTAYSFNVPTRVASGVMRTEKGGTQQKTVVKDAVYQGGMCPRCEGTGAVTDIDLTAIFDASRSLADGALTVPGYSMDGWYGRIFAGAGLPMDKPVGEFTPAELEKLLRAEPTKIKVEGINLTYEGVLTKLQKTTLTKDVESMQPHVRRFVERAVTFTACPDCGGTRLSREALASRVGGRNIAELCAMQISDLAAWLRDLDEPSVAPLLGGLRHLLDSFVEIGLGYLSLDRSSGTLSGGESQRTKMIRHLGSSLTDVTYVFDEPTIGLHPHDIERMNSLLLQLRDKGNTVLVVEHKPETIAIADHVVDLGPGAGTAGGQVTYQGDVAGLRASDTVTGRHLDDRARLKESVRTPTGVLEVRGAREHNLRDVDVDVPLGVLCAVTGVAGSGKSSLVHGHLAGRDGVVVVDQGAIRGSRRSNPATYTGLLEPIRKAFAKANGVKPALFSSNSEGACPACNGAGVIFTELGIMDTVESTCEECEGRRFQAAVLEHTLGGENIADVLAMSVSRAEAFFAEGEARTPAAHAVLRRLADVGLGYLTLGQPLSTLSGGERQRIKLATQMAEKGEVYVLDEPTTGLHLADVEQLLGLLDRLVDSGRSVVVIEHHQAVMAHADWVVDLGPGAGHDGGRVVFEGTPAQLVADRSTLTGQHLAAYVAG, translated from the coding sequence GTGAGCGAGCACCCCGCCGACCACCACGACCTGATCCGGGTCCAGGGCGCACGCGTGCACAACCTGCGCGACGTCGACGTCGAGATCCCCAAGCGGCGGTTGACGGCCTTCACCGGCGTCTCCGGGTCGGGCAAGAGCTCGCTGGTGTTCGCGACCATCGCCGCGGAGTCCCAGCGCCTCATCAACGAGACCTACAGCGCCTTCCTGCAGGGGTTCATGCCCTCCCTGGCCCGCCCCGAGGTCGACCTGCTCGACGGGCTGACGACGGCGATCATCGTCGACCAGGAGCGGATGGGCGCCAACCCGCGCTCGACGGTCGGCACCGCGACCGACGCCAACGCGATGCTGCGGATCCTCTTCAGCCGGCTCGGGCAGCCCCACGTCGGCCCGCCGACGGCGTACTCCTTCAACGTGCCGACCCGCGTCGCGAGCGGGGTGATGAGGACCGAGAAGGGCGGCACCCAGCAGAAGACGGTGGTCAAGGACGCGGTCTACCAGGGCGGCATGTGCCCGCGCTGCGAGGGCACGGGCGCGGTCACCGACATCGACCTGACCGCGATCTTCGACGCCTCCAGGAGCCTGGCCGACGGCGCCCTGACGGTGCCGGGCTACAGCATGGACGGCTGGTACGGCCGGATCTTCGCCGGCGCCGGGCTGCCGATGGACAAGCCGGTCGGGGAGTTCACGCCCGCCGAGCTCGAGAAGCTGCTGCGTGCCGAGCCCACCAAGATCAAGGTCGAGGGCATCAACCTCACCTACGAGGGCGTGCTGACCAAGCTGCAGAAGACCACCCTGACCAAGGACGTCGAGTCGATGCAGCCGCACGTGCGCCGCTTCGTCGAGCGGGCGGTCACCTTCACCGCCTGCCCCGACTGCGGCGGCACCCGGCTCTCCCGGGAGGCGCTCGCCTCCCGGGTGGGGGGCCGCAACATCGCCGAGCTGTGCGCCATGCAGATCAGCGACCTGGCCGCCTGGCTGCGCGACCTCGACGAGCCGTCGGTGGCGCCGCTGCTCGGTGGCCTGCGGCACCTGCTCGACTCCTTCGTGGAGATCGGGCTCGGCTACCTCTCGCTGGACCGGTCGTCGGGGACGCTCTCGGGCGGCGAGTCGCAGCGGACCAAGATGATCCGCCACCTCGGGTCGTCGCTGACCGACGTGACCTACGTCTTCGACGAGCCGACCATCGGGCTGCACCCCCACGACATCGAGCGGATGAACTCCCTGCTGCTCCAGCTGCGCGACAAGGGCAACACCGTGCTCGTCGTCGAGCACAAGCCCGAGACCATCGCGATCGCCGACCACGTGGTCGACCTCGGGCCCGGGGCGGGCACCGCGGGCGGCCAGGTCACCTACCAGGGCGACGTGGCCGGGCTGCGGGCCAGCGACACCGTCACCGGTCGCCACCTCGACGACCGAGCCCGCCTCAAGGAGTCCGTCCGCACGCCGACCGGCGTGCTCGAGGTCCGCGGTGCCCGCGAGCACAACCTGCGCGACGTCGACGTCGACGTGCCGCTCGGCGTGCTGTGCGCCGTCACCGGGGTGGCCGGCTCCGGCAAGAGCTCGCTGGTCCACGGTCACCTCGCTGGCCGCGACGGCGTCGTCGTGGTCGACCAGGGCGCCATCCGGGGCTCGCGGCGCAGCAACCCCGCGACCTACACCGGGCTGCTGGAGCCGATCCGCAAGGCCTTCGCCAAGGCCAACGGCGTCAAGCCGGCGCTGTTCAGCTCCAACTCCGAGGGAGCCTGCCCGGCCTGCAACGGCGCCGGTGTCATCTTCACCGAGCTCGGCATCATGGACACCGTCGAGTCGACCTGCGAGGAGTGCGAGGGCCGCCGGTTCCAGGCCGCCGTCCTGGAGCACACCCTCGGCGGGGAGAACATCGCCGACGTGCTCGCGATGTCGGTCAGCCGTGCCGAGGCGTTCTTCGCCGAGGGCGAGGCGCGCACGCCCGCCGCCCACGCGGTGCTGCGACGCCTGGCCGACGTGGGCCTGGGCTACCTCACCCTGGGCCAGCCGCTCTCCACGCTCTCCGGCGGCGAGCGGCAGCGGATCAAGCTGGCCACCCAGATGGCCGAGAAGGGCGAGGTCTACGTGCTCGACGAGCCCACCACGGGTCTCCACCTCGCCGACGTCGAGCAGCTGCTGGGCCTGCTCGACCGGCTGGTCGACTCCGGCCGCTCGGTCGTGGTGATCGAGCACCACCAGGCCGTGATGGCCCACGCCGACTGGGTCGTCGACCTCGGTCCGGGCGCCGGCCACGACGGCGGCCGGGTCGTCTTCGAGGGCACGCCGGCCCAGCTGGTGGCCGACCGGTCGACGCTCACCGGGCAGCACCTGGCGGCGTACGTCGCGGGCTGA
- a CDS encoding pyridoxal-phosphate dependent enzyme, whose protein sequence is MSDSPPPDVVGLGSYPTPVERAPRLAAALGLEPDDLVVKRDDLLGLGAGGNKVRKLERTVAVALRRGATSLVTTGAAQSNHARLTAAAGARLGLGVELVLAGDEPPHVAGNLLLDRLLGARLHWAGAVDTPGLERLAAQRVADLASAGTVAELIPYGGSNAVGAAAYADAGRELLAQVPDVAHVVVAVGSGGTQAGLVAGLGTGRVLGVDTGATADPVERVTGLVRELGADPTGLRLRLDQVGQGYSTFPEPVRDALVLAARTEGLVLDPVYTGRALAGLAAAVRDGDVRPGERTVLLHTGGLPGLFGSASAPGWAAGLAPGTGSRG, encoded by the coding sequence ATGAGCGACTCCCCGCCCCCCGACGTCGTCGGCCTCGGCTCCTACCCCACCCCGGTCGAGCGGGCACCGCGCCTGGCGGCCGCCCTGGGCCTGGAGCCCGACGACCTGGTGGTCAAGCGTGACGACCTGCTCGGACTCGGGGCCGGCGGCAACAAGGTCCGCAAGCTCGAGCGCACCGTGGCAGTGGCGCTGCGACGGGGCGCGACCAGCCTGGTCACCACCGGCGCCGCCCAGAGCAACCACGCCCGGCTGACCGCCGCGGCCGGCGCCCGGCTCGGCCTCGGGGTCGAGCTGGTGCTCGCGGGCGACGAGCCGCCGCACGTCGCGGGCAACCTGCTCCTCGACCGGCTGCTCGGGGCCCGCCTGCACTGGGCCGGCGCGGTCGACACCCCGGGGCTCGAGCGGCTGGCGGCGCAGCGGGTGGCCGACCTGGCGTCCGCGGGCACCGTCGCCGAGCTGATCCCCTACGGCGGCTCCAACGCCGTGGGCGCCGCGGCGTACGCCGACGCGGGCCGCGAGCTGCTCGCCCAGGTGCCCGACGTGGCGCACGTGGTGGTCGCGGTCGGGTCGGGCGGCACCCAGGCCGGCCTGGTCGCCGGCCTCGGGACCGGACGCGTGCTGGGCGTCGACACCGGCGCCACGGCCGACCCCGTCGAGCGGGTCACCGGGCTGGTCCGCGAGCTGGGCGCCGACCCGACGGGGCTGCGGCTGCGGCTGGACCAGGTGGGCCAGGGCTACTCGACCTTCCCCGAGCCGGTGCGCGACGCGCTCGTGCTGGCCGCGCGCACGGAGGGACTGGTGCTCGACCCCGTCTACACCGGCCGGGCGCTCGCGGGGCTGGCGGCGGCCGTGCGCGACGGCGACGTGCGGCCCGGCGAGCGCACCGTGCTGCTCCACACCGGCGGCCTGCCCGGGCTCTTCGGGTCGGCGTCGGCGCCCGGGTGGGCGGCGGGGCTCGCCCCGGGGACCGGGTCGCGGGGCTGA
- a CDS encoding acyl-CoA desaturase: MTTARAETAGYAGLAREIRSLGLLAPRRRFYALAGGTALLVAALVVAAMLTWRDSWWLLLLAPVLAVVSTQFGFLGHDVGHRQVTRGRVPTRVLGVLVGNGLAGLSYGWWVAKHNAHHAHPNDLATDPDVAVGALVWTAEQADERRGLAGWVTAHQALLFVPMLLGEAVALHVHSVRRVFQPDLRDRAAEAVLLALHLGGYVALLVTTLTWPQALAFAALHKSLQGIYLGLSFAPGHKGMPVLGPEQAADPLLRQVLTSRNIHGGWFVDVALGGLNYQIEHHLFPSMPRASLRHAQPVVRRFCEDAGVPYAEVTAREAYRAGFTHLRAVGAGLRRRTVAA; encoded by the coding sequence ATGACGACAGCCCGAGCAGAGACGGCCGGCTACGCCGGGCTGGCACGCGAGATCCGGTCCCTGGGGCTGCTGGCCCCACGGCGCCGCTTCTACGCCCTGGCCGGTGGCACGGCGCTGCTGGTGGCGGCCCTGGTGGTCGCGGCCATGCTCACCTGGCGCGACTCCTGGTGGCTGCTGCTCCTGGCCCCCGTGCTGGCGGTGGTCTCCACCCAGTTCGGCTTCCTGGGCCACGACGTCGGCCACCGCCAGGTCACGCGCGGCCGGGTGCCCACCCGGGTGCTGGGCGTCCTGGTCGGCAACGGCCTGGCGGGGCTGAGCTACGGCTGGTGGGTGGCCAAGCACAACGCCCACCACGCGCACCCCAACGACCTCGCGACCGACCCCGACGTCGCCGTCGGTGCGCTGGTGTGGACCGCCGAGCAGGCCGACGAGCGTCGTGGCCTGGCGGGCTGGGTCACCGCCCACCAGGCGCTGCTGTTCGTGCCGATGCTGCTGGGCGAGGCGGTGGCGCTGCACGTGCACAGCGTGCGGCGGGTCTTCCAGCCCGACCTGCGCGACCGGGCCGCCGAGGCCGTGCTGCTCGCGCTGCACCTCGGCGGCTACGTCGCGCTGCTGGTCACCACGCTCACCTGGCCGCAGGCGCTGGCCTTCGCGGCGCTCCACAAGAGCCTGCAGGGGATCTATCTCGGCCTGTCGTTCGCGCCCGGCCACAAGGGGATGCCCGTGCTCGGGCCCGAGCAGGCCGCCGACCCGCTGCTGCGCCAGGTGCTGACCTCGCGCAACATCCACGGCGGCTGGTTCGTCGACGTGGCGCTGGGCGGGCTGAACTACCAGATCGAGCACCACCTGTTCCCGAGCATGCCGCGCGCCAGCCTCCGGCACGCCCAGCCCGTGGTGCGCCGCTTCTGCGAGGACGCCGGGGTGCCGTACGCCGAGGTGACCGCCCGTGAGGCCTACCGCGCCGGCTTCACCCACCTCCGGGCGGTCGGCGCCGGGCTGCGGCGGCGTACGGTCGCGGCGTGA
- a CDS encoding mycothiol-dependent nitroreductase Rv2466c family protein, which produces MSDADLRFWFDPVCPFAWMTSQWVRVVQRQREPAGDPLVVEWRLISLRLLNRAVDYDAQFPPEYAAGHTAGLRLLRVAARTREEHGGEALGRLYAALGAAIFDTPHDGSWTDAAHQLDARGTRDFLAPVLASCDLPAELADALDDESRDAALQAETDEALALTGRDVGTPILQVDPPHGAAFFGPVISRLPDEDAAVELWDHVVGLARFAGFAELKRSLRERPQLAGLGVAVDEVGQQEDWHGGSRRQHR; this is translated from the coding sequence GTGAGCGACGCCGACCTCCGCTTCTGGTTCGACCCCGTGTGCCCCTTCGCCTGGATGACCAGCCAGTGGGTGCGGGTGGTGCAGCGGCAGCGCGAGCCGGCCGGCGACCCGCTGGTGGTCGAGTGGCGGCTGATCTCGCTGCGCCTGCTCAACCGGGCGGTGGACTACGACGCGCAGTTCCCGCCGGAGTACGCCGCGGGGCACACCGCCGGCCTGCGGCTGCTCCGCGTCGCCGCCCGCACCCGCGAGGAGCACGGCGGCGAGGCCCTGGGCAGGCTGTACGCCGCTCTCGGCGCGGCGATCTTCGACACCCCGCACGACGGCTCGTGGACCGACGCCGCGCACCAGCTCGACGCGCGGGGCACCCGCGACTTCCTGGCCCCGGTGCTCGCGTCGTGCGACCTGCCGGCCGAGCTGGCCGACGCCCTCGACGACGAGTCCCGCGACGCCGCCCTCCAGGCGGAGACCGACGAGGCGCTGGCGCTCACCGGCAGGGACGTCGGCACCCCGATCCTGCAGGTCGACCCGCCCCACGGCGCGGCGTTCTTCGGACCGGTCATCAGCCGGCTGCCCGACGAGGACGCGGCCGTCGAGCTGTGGGACCACGTCGTGGGCCTGGCCCGGTTCGCGGGGTTCGCCGAGCTCAAGCGCAGCCTGCGCGAACGGCCGCAGCTGGCCGGGCTCGGGGTCGCGGTCGACGAGGTCGGCCAGCAGGAGGACTGGCACGGCGGCAGCAGGCGCCAGCACCGCTGA
- a CDS encoding SRPBCC family protein codes for MSEQTTSPAPLHHQQSIVVHASAEDLYDLVSDVTRTGEWSPICQACWWDDETRPATVGAWFTGRNVTPTRTWETRSQVVAAARGREFAWLVGEGYVRWGFTLDHGDDGTLLTESWDFLPAGLAFFREKYADQADAQVQDRTDAALSGIPVTLAAIKRIAEQGA; via the coding sequence GTGTCCGAGCAGACCACCTCACCCGCCCCGCTGCACCACCAGCAGTCCATCGTCGTCCACGCCTCGGCCGAGGACCTCTACGACCTCGTCAGCGACGTCACCCGCACCGGCGAGTGGAGCCCGATCTGCCAGGCCTGCTGGTGGGACGACGAGACGCGCCCCGCGACCGTCGGTGCCTGGTTCACCGGCCGCAACGTGACCCCGACGCGCACCTGGGAGACCCGCTCGCAGGTCGTCGCCGCGGCCCGGGGCCGCGAGTTCGCCTGGCTCGTCGGGGAGGGCTACGTGCGCTGGGGGTTCACCCTCGACCACGGCGACGACGGCACGCTGCTGACCGAGTCGTGGGACTTCCTGCCCGCCGGCCTGGCGTTCTTCCGCGAGAAGTACGCCGACCAGGCCGACGCCCAGGTCCAGGACCGCACCGACGCCGCGCTCTCCGGGATCCCGGTGACCCTCGCGGCGATCAAACGGATCGCGGAGCAGGGCGCCTGA
- the smpB gene encoding SsrA-binding protein SmpB — protein sequence MKKREEELVVARNRKARHDYHLEDTWEAGLVLMGTEVKALRAGRASLVDGFADLEDGEVWLHQVHIPQYAQGTWTNHTVRRKRKLLLHRTEISRIERRLAEPGLTLVPLSLYFSGGRAKVEIALARGKKTWDKRHALAERQATREVEQAFSRRLKGHRD from the coding sequence GTGAAGAAGCGCGAGGAGGAGCTGGTCGTCGCCCGCAACCGCAAGGCGCGGCACGACTACCACCTCGAGGACACCTGGGAGGCCGGCCTGGTGCTGATGGGCACCGAGGTCAAGGCGCTGCGTGCCGGACGCGCCTCGCTGGTCGACGGCTTCGCCGACCTCGAGGACGGCGAGGTGTGGCTGCACCAGGTCCACATCCCGCAGTACGCCCAGGGCACCTGGACCAACCACACCGTCCGCCGCAAGCGCAAGCTGCTGCTGCACCGCACCGAGATCTCCCGCATCGAGCGCCGCCTCGCCGAGCCCGGCCTCACCCTGGTCCCGCTGTCGCTCTACTTCTCCGGCGGGCGCGCCAAGGTCGAGATCGCCCTGGCCCGCGGCAAGAAGACCTGGGACAAGCGCCACGCCCTGGCCGAGCGCCAGGCCACCCGCGAGGTCGAGCAGGCCTTCTCCCGGCGGCTCAAGGGGCACCGCGACTAG